The genomic interval TTCGTTAATCCTGAAACACGTACGAAATATTCCTATTTGAAAAAAGCATGGGAGCGATTTTTAGAGTCCAATGATCTTCCAAAAATTAGACTTCATGATATACGCCATCTAATAGGTACGTATTCGATCAATATTTTAGAGTTACCGATTGAAAAAATCAGTCATACGCTTGGTCATACGAATGTAGCAACGACAGAAAAATACGTCACGATAAAACCTGAAACAAGTAAACAAGTGATTGATAAGATTTTTGCGAGTGTTGAAAGTATTTGAAAAGTTTGATTCGAAGAAAAGAGGGTGGATGGGGATACAGGATTCGAACCTGTGAATACCACGACCAAAACGTGGTGCCTTACCGCTTGGCGAATCCCCAAGAAGAACATCATTTAAAAACTGGTTGCGGGAGCCGGACTTGAACCAGCGACCTTCGGGTTATGAGCCCGACGAGCTACCAACTGCTCTATCCCGCGATATTATAAATCAAAGGGAAGTGAACCCTGATAACTGGAGCGAAACCAGCTTATCTCAGCGCTTGGCGATATTCAACCAAGTCGTTAATTGAGGTGAAATTATAGTCATTTTTAATTTGTTTGTCAAGGGTAATTTACTATAATCATTTAAAATTATTTTTGGAGCGAAAATGCCTATTCAAAGAGTCAAACAAGCGATAGAAGATATCAAGCATGGCAAGATGGTAATGATGGTCGATGATGAGGACCGAGAAAATGAGGGAGACCTTGTTTACGCCGCAACGTTCTCTACTCCTGAAAAAGTTAACTTTATGGCTTCGGAAGCCAAAGGTTTGATCTGTGTTTCATTAAACGAAGAGATCGCTAAGCGTCTTGAGTTGAATCCGATGGTGAAAAACAACGACTCACAGCATGAAACGGCATTTACAGTTTCTGTGGATGCACGTGTCTGTTCTACGGGTATTTCAGCGTATGAGCGTGACATTACGATCAAAATCCTTGCCGATGCGCTCAGCCAACCTTCCGAGCTTGTTAAACCAGGGCATATCTTCCCGCTAATAGCCCGTAAAGGTGGAACGTTGGTTCGCACAGGGCATACAGAGGGTTCGGTTGATCTTTGTCGTTTAGCAGGGCTTCGTGAGGTTTCAGTGATCTGTGAAGTGATGAAAGAAGATGGGCACATGGCGCGTCGCGATGATTTGGATATTTTTTGTAAAAAACATGACATCAACATCGTCTACATCTCGGACATCGTTGCGTACCGTATGCAGTCTGAGTCCTTGGTGCGTGAAGTGTTTTCATCCAATGTCGAATTTTTTGGAGCGCACACACGCAAAATCGACATGGTCGACCATGAAGGGAACCATCACATCGTTTACGCTTTTGGCGAGATCGGCAAAACCAGTGCGGTGAAGTTTCACCATATTTTGCCAGACAACGAGCTTTTGGCGCATGAGAAAAAATACCAAGGCATTTTAAAAGCGATTGAGTATCTCAAAACACACAATGGCGTTTTTATCTTTGTCGACAGTGAATACACCACCAATCCAGAGCTGAGAGAGTTTGGCATTGGTGCGCAAATTCTTCAAAAACTGGGCATTGAAAATATTGACCTTATTTCGATTACTTCACGCAAAGACTATGTAGGGCTTGCCGGTTTTGGGCTGAATATCAACCAAGAAATTATTCTGTAAATCTTTACATGTAAAGGGGTGTGAATGGACTTTTTTCTTCTTTCGTCACTGGTTCTTCTAGCGGTCACTGCGATTATGGTGACCATTTCCAAGCATATGGGACTTGGCTCCATCTTGGGATTGCTGATCGCTGGAATTATCGTAGGACCGTATACGCCAGGTCCCATTGTGACGAGCGAAGTGGAGTCTATGCGCCATTTTACGGAGTTTGGTGTGGTGCTCTTGCTCTTTGTGATTGGGCTAGAGATGCAACCTGCAAAGCTCTGGTCGATGCGCAAAGAGGTTTTTGGCTTGGGTTCGCTTCAAGTCATTGTCTCCGGTCTTGTGCTTGGATTTTACATGAATTTTTTTGTGGAAAGTTTAGGTGTAGCTATGCTTTTAGGCTTTACTCTGGCACTCTCTTCGACCGCGTTTGTTATGCAGATTTTGCAAGAAAAAGGTAAGCTCAACACGGAACACGGTAAAAATGCGTTTGCGATTTTGCTCCTTCAAGACTTAGCGGTTGTTCCTCTTTTAGCCGTACTTCCACTGCTCTCACACCAACCGCAAACCTCGGAAACTTCTTGGCTTGAGTCGTGCATCAATGTTGTCGCGATGGTCGCACTATTGATCGCATTTGGGCGTTACATCATTCCTAAAGCACTCGACAAAGTGGCTAAACAACGCAACAAAGATGCTTTTTTACTGGTAACGATGCTCAGCGTAGTGCTCTCTGCGTACCTCATGGATCATGCGGGGCTTTCGATGGCGTTGGGCGCTTTTTTGATGGGCATGTTTCTCTCCACATCACGCTATAGCTTTCAGATCGAATCAAGCCTTGAGCCGTTTAAAGGTATCTTGATGAGCCTTTTCTTCATTGCTGTGGGTATGTCGATCGATTTTAAAGCGATTATGAGCGATCCTTGGGTTTTTAGTGGGCATGTTGTGGTGATTTTAGTGCTGAAAGCTTTGGTTATTTTTGCCTTGATGCTTGCGTTTGGTGCCACGAAAAGCGGTGCGATTAAACTTGCCTTTTTGCTCAACCAAAGTGGTGAGTTTGGCTTTGTTCTCTTTGGTGCGGCAAAGGCTCTCGGCATCATCGACGATCAGCTTTTTGTGATAGGTATCGGCGTTATTTCCATCAGTATGCTTCTCACTCCTGCACTCTATTCGTTTGGGTGTTCACTGGCGAATCGTCTGGCAAAAGTCTCACAGTTTTCCTACTTTAACACTGAAAATGCGAGTATGGAGCAAAAAGTGGTGGTCGCAGGTTTTGGAAGTACCGGAAAAGTCATTGCGCGGATGCTCAAAAACAGCTCGATTCCTTTTATCGTCTTTGACATCAACACCAACGAAGTAGCCTTGGGGCGCAAAGAGGGCTTGCCCGTCTTTTTTGGTGATATTACCGATCTTAAACTTTTAAGTACCATCAAACTCGATCAAGCATCGATGATCATTGTCTCCATCGACCATAGCCTCAACGCGATCAAAGTCGTGAAGCACATCAAAGAGAACTATCCGCACATTAAGATTTTAGCACGCGCCCTTGACATCAAAGCAATGGATAAAATGCTCTCAGCTGGTGCGAGTTGGGTCATCGCGGAGACGTTGGAGAGTAGCATTCGCACAGGCTCGGAGGCGCTGAGTCAAATGGGCGTGCCAACCGATGAGATCGCTAGCTTACTTGAGGCGTTTCGTAAAAATGAGTATGAGCTCATTCGTGAGTTGACCAAAGAGTAAAGCGTTACATGTAAATCGTTTCCATGGTATGGGTTTCTGCTTGAAAAAGGAGCTCTTCAATCATTTTTTGAAGAATCATAATCTCCTCCAGTTGGGTCTGCAAAATCGTACGGTATTCGTCATTGGGGCGCTGTTTGCGCAGGGCTATTTCGATCTCTCCTCGCATGATGGTGAGCGGTGTTCGCAGTTCATGTGAGGCATTCGTGTTAAACTCTTTGACCCCTCGAAACGCTTTTTCAAGGCGGTCTAACATCTCATTAAATGCAAGGGCAAGATGGTTTATCTCATCATTAAACGGTCTTTGCTCGATGCGCTTGGAGAGGTCTTTGGGCGTAATCGCTTTGATCTCATGAAGCATGGCGTGAATGGGTTGAAAGTATTTATGCACCAAAACATACCCTCCCACACTCGAAAAAATCAAAATAAATGGGTTCAGTAACCACAATGTCCCAAGAAAATGCTCGATGGCTTCATGCGCTTCTAGCGTTACATAGGTTCTTTCATGCAACGTGTGCTCGACATTGATATAGAGGGCATAGTTAAACCCTGCTAAAATCAGTGTTTGAATCGCTAAAAACCATAAAAGCAATTTCACTTTAATGCTCAGCATGTTCTCCCTTTGTCAGTTTTAGGATGACCACTTCACTAGGCGTCCGAAACCGAAAATCAAAGCCCCAACTGCCATACCCCGTGGTGACAAATATCTGCGTTTTGTTCTTTACATGTAAGCCTTGAAGGTAGGGCTGAAAAAGCCTCACGATGTACCCAAACGGATAAATCTGCCCGCCATGCGTATGACCGCTCAGTTGCAAATCGATAGCAAACGTCTGTGTCAAACGAATATCTTTAGGCTGATGGGCGAGTAAGATGGAAGGAATCTTCGCATCCAGCTCACTAAACAGCTTCTTTGGATCTCGTTTGATGCCAAAATAGCGACTAAACGCATCGCTCAGACCCACGAGTTGGAGCGCTTCATCACCACGTTTGAGGGTAATGAAACGGTTGTCTAAAAGCGTAAATCCAAGCATCTCAATTTCACGTGCCAACTCTTTACATGTAAACAAAAGATCGTGGTTGCCACTGACAAAATAGACAGGATGTTTGATGTGACTTAGGCGCTCAAGTTGGGAACGTATGCGTGCAGGATTGGTATCGAACAGATCGCCTGTGAGTGCGACCATGTCGATCTCCAGTTCATTGATTTTATCGACCAACTCTTCAAACGCATGCAAGGGCGTTTTAGCGTTTACATGTAAATCGCTCAGATGCACGATGGTAAAGTTTTCAAAAGAGGAAGGTAGGTTTTTGATGTCAACCCTCAAACTTTTAAAATTCACCCTCGCATACGCTTTTTCAAACAGCATGGTGTTTTTAGTTTTTTGCCAAAGCAAGGTCATAAGAGACAACGACTTCATCACGCACACTTAAAAAAAGAAGGGTTGGAGGCTCGATGCCAAATTCACTCATCTTGATACTGAAGTTTCCTTTGAGTTTAACAAGATCGCTTTGATCGGTAATGTCCGCTTTGGTGGTGATCTCTTTGGTCTGTTTATTGAGAGTGAGTGTGCCTAAAAGATGGTAGCCATCTGCCTCTTTACTGACCTCTTTAAGTTTGAAAACCGTGCTTGGATGTTCTTTTACATGTAAAGCCTCATACATGTGTTCATCGCGCTTTTCATTCTCACTTTTGAGCGTTAAAAGATCGATGGAGATGTCACCTTTGAGGGATTCTACAGCGTCATCCATGGTAAGTTTTGTAACGACATGCGTGCTTTTAGGCGCGATATTGCTATCACCAAATATTTCCGTTTGAGCGCCAATGAAGCCCTCTTTAAAGCTAAGCTCTTTAGCATAAACGGCACCACAAAGTAGGGATGCGGTAAGAAGGGAGAGAGCGATTTTACTAAACATTGTTAATCCTTTTTTGAGAAGTTTGATAAATAAAACTATAGATTTCCGCGCACAAAAGGACGCAGATAAAGATAACGCCAACATAGGTGTAGCCGCCAAGCGCGCTAAGGAGCCCACCTCCTCCTGCGATCCAACCGGTAAATACCATGATAACACCAAGCAATCTTAAATTGCCAAGCTTTGAGAGTCGTTTGAGAATGACAAAGTTGTAGTACGAGATCACAAACGGATAGATCATACTTAACAGCACCGCTTCACGTGCCGCGTAGAGCATGTAACTGAGCGCAAATAAAAGCACGATGATAAACGAGTGATGCTCCCTTAGCGTGTCACGAAGCAGATAGGCTGAGCCCATTCCTACCAAGTGAAAGACTAAGATGATGTGCCACGTCTCTGCTCTCCAGATGGAGATGTCGCTCGTGCGTGAGAGCGTTTCAAACAGATTGGAATCCAAATACGCCCAAATGGACATCGATAAAACCGCGTAAATGCTTAGTCGCTCAAGCGCAATCTCTTGCTCAAGATCTGGCAAACGGTGGATAAAAAA from Sulfurospirillum multivorans DSM 12446 carries:
- a CDS encoding metallophosphoesterase, coding for MKSLSLMTLLWQKTKNTMLFEKAYARVNFKSLRVDIKNLPSSFENFTIVHLSDLHVNAKTPLHAFEELVDKINELEIDMVALTGDLFDTNPARIRSQLERLSHIKHPVYFVSGNHDLLFTCKELAREIEMLGFTLLDNRFITLKRGDEALQLVGLSDAFSRYFGIKRDPKKLFSELDAKIPSILLAHQPKDIRLTQTFAIDLQLSGHTHGGQIYPFGYIVRLFQPYLQGLHVKNKTQIFVTTGYGSWGFDFRFRTPSEVVILKLTKGEHAEH
- a CDS encoding YceI family protein, with amino-acid sequence MFSKIALSLLTASLLCGAVYAKELSFKEGFIGAQTEIFGDSNIAPKSTHVVTKLTMDDAVESLKGDISIDLLTLKSENEKRDEHMYEALHVKEHPSTVFKLKEVSKEADGYHLLGTLTLNKQTKEITTKADITDQSDLVKLKGNFSIKMSEFGIEPPTLLFLSVRDEVVVSYDLALAKN
- a CDS encoding bifunctional 3,4-dihydroxy-2-butanone 4-phosphate synthase/GTP cyclohydrolase II, with product MPIQRVKQAIEDIKHGKMVMMVDDEDRENEGDLVYAATFSTPEKVNFMASEAKGLICVSLNEEIAKRLELNPMVKNNDSQHETAFTVSVDARVCSTGISAYERDITIKILADALSQPSELVKPGHIFPLIARKGGTLVRTGHTEGSVDLCRLAGLREVSVICEVMKEDGHMARRDDLDIFCKKHDINIVYISDIVAYRMQSESLVREVFSSNVEFFGAHTRKIDMVDHEGNHHIVYAFGEIGKTSAVKFHHILPDNELLAHEKKYQGILKAIEYLKTHNGVFIFVDSEYTTNPELREFGIGAQILQKLGIENIDLISITSRKDYVGLAGFGLNINQEIIL
- a CDS encoding monovalent cation:proton antiporter-2 (CPA2) family protein, giving the protein MDFFLLSSLVLLAVTAIMVTISKHMGLGSILGLLIAGIIVGPYTPGPIVTSEVESMRHFTEFGVVLLLFVIGLEMQPAKLWSMRKEVFGLGSLQVIVSGLVLGFYMNFFVESLGVAMLLGFTLALSSTAFVMQILQEKGKLNTEHGKNAFAILLLQDLAVVPLLAVLPLLSHQPQTSETSWLESCINVVAMVALLIAFGRYIIPKALDKVAKQRNKDAFLLVTMLSVVLSAYLMDHAGLSMALGAFLMGMFLSTSRYSFQIESSLEPFKGILMSLFFIAVGMSIDFKAIMSDPWVFSGHVVVILVLKALVIFALMLAFGATKSGAIKLAFLLNQSGEFGFVLFGAAKALGIIDDQLFVIGIGVISISMLLTPALYSFGCSLANRLAKVSQFSYFNTENASMEQKVVVAGFGSTGKVIARMLKNSSIPFIVFDINTNEVALGRKEGLPVFFGDITDLKLLSTIKLDQASMIIVSIDHSLNAIKVVKHIKENYPHIKILARALDIKAMDKMLSAGASWVIAETLESSIRTGSEALSQMGVPTDEIASLLEAFRKNEYELIRELTKE
- a CDS encoding histidine kinase dimerization/phospho-acceptor domain-containing protein, yielding MLSIKVKLLLWFLAIQTLILAGFNYALYINVEHTLHERTYVTLEAHEAIEHFLGTLWLLNPFILIFSSVGGYVLVHKYFQPIHAMLHEIKAITPKDLSKRIEQRPFNDEINHLALAFNEMLDRLEKAFRGVKEFNTNASHELRTPLTIMRGEIEIALRKQRPNDEYRTILQTQLEEIMILQKMIEELLFQAETHTMETIYM